gttggtgatggtgaaagctttgatggtgaattttgttggtgatggtgaaagctgtgatggtgaattttgctggtgatggtgaaagctttgatggtgaattttgttggtgatggtgaaagctttgattctgaattttgttggtgatggtgaaagctttgatggtgaattttgttggtgatggtgaaagctttgatggtgaattttgtaggtgatggtgaaagctttgatggtgaattttgttggtgatggtgaaagctttgatggtgaattttgttggtgatggtgaaagctttgatggtgaattttgttggtgatggtgaaagctttgatgctgaattttgttggtgatagtgaaagctttgatgctgaattttgttggtgatggtgaaagctgtgatgctgaattttgttggtgatggtgaaagctgtgatgctgaattttgttggtgatagtgaaagctttgatgctgaattttgttggtgatggtgaaagctttgatggtgaattttgttggtgatgatgaaagctttgatggtgaattttgttggtgatggtgaaagctgtgatggtgaattttgttggtgatggtgaaagctgtgatggtgaattttgttggtgatggtgaaagctttgatggtgaattttgttggtgatgatgaaagctttgatggtgaattttgttggtgatgatgaaagctttgatggtgaattttgttggtgatgatgaaagctttgatggtgaattttgttggtgatggtgaaagctttgatggtgaattttgttggtgatggtgaaagctttgatggtgaattttgttggtgatggtgaaagctgtgatggtgaattttgtaggtgatggtgaaagctttgatggtgaattttgttggtgatgatgaaagctttgatggtgaattttgttggtgatggtgaaagctgtgatggtgaattttgttggtgatggtgaaagctgtgatggtgaattttgttggtgatggtgaaagctgtgatggtaaattttgttggtgatagtgaaagctttgatgctgaattttgttggtgatagtgaaagctgtgatggtgaattttgttggtgatggtgaaagctgtgatggtgaattttgttggtgatggtgaaagctgtgatggtaaattttgttggtgatagtgaaagctttgatggtgaattttgttggtgatggtgaaagctttgaCGATGAATTTTGtaggtgatggtgaaagctttgatggtgaattttgttggtgatgatgaaagctttgatggtgaattttgttggtgatggtgaaagctgtgatggtgaattttgttggtgatggtgaaagctgtgatggtgaattttgttggtgatggtgaaagctttgatggtgaattttgttggtgatgatgaaagctttgatggtgaattttgttggtgatgatgaaagctttggtggtgaattttgttggtgatggtgaaagctttgatggtgaattttgttggtgatggtgaaagctttgatggtgaattttgttggtgatggtgaaagctgtgatggtgaattttgttggtgatgatgaaagctttggtggtgaattttgttggtgatggtgaaagctttgatggtgaattttgttggtgatgatgaaagctttggtggtgaattttgttggtgatggtgaaagctttgatggtgaattttgttggtgatggtgaaagctttgatggtgaattttgttggtgatgatgaaagctttggtggtgaattttgttggtgatgatgaaagctttgatggtgaattttgttggtgatggtgaaagctttgatggtgaattttgttggtgatggtgaaagctgtgatggtgaattttgtaggtgatggtgaaagctttgatggtgaattttgttggtgatgatgaaagctttgatggtgaattttgttggtgatggtgaaagctgtgatggtgaattttgttggtgatggtgaaagctgtgatggtgaattttgttggtgatggtgaaagctgtgatggtaaattttgttggtgatagtgaaagctttgatgctgaattttgttggtgatagtgaaagctgtgatggtgaattttgttggtgatggtgaaagctgtgatggtgaattttgttggtgatggtgaaagctgtgatggtaaattttgttggtgatagtgaaagctttgatggtgaattttgttggtgatggtgaaagctttgaCGATGAATTTTGTAGGTGATGATGAaagctttgatggtgaattttgttggtgatggtgaaagctgtgatggtgaattttgttggtgatggtgaaagctgtgatgttgaattttgttggtgattgtGAAAGCTGTGATGGTAAATTTTGTTGGTGATAGTGAAAGCTTTGatgctgaattttgttggtgatagtgaaagctgtgatggtgaattttgttggtgatggtgaaagctgtgatggtgaattttgttggtgatggtgaaagctgtgatggtaaattttgttggtgatagtgaaagctttgatggtgaattttgttggtgatagtGAAAGCTTTGACgatgaattttgttggtgatggtgaaagctttgacggtgaattttgttggtgatggtgaaagctttgacgatgaattttgttggtgatggtgaaagctttgacgatgaattttgttggtgatggtgaaagctttgacgatgaattttgttggtgatggtgaaagctgtgatgctgaattttgttggtgatggtgaaagctgtgATGCTGAATTTTGtaggtgatggtgaaagctttgatggtgaattttgttggtgatggtgaaagctttgatggtgaattttgttggtgatggtgaaagctttgatggtgaattttgtaggtgatggtgaaagctgtgATGCTGAATTTTGtaggtgatggtgaaagctttgatgctgaattttgttggtgatggtgaaagctgtgATGCTGAATTTTGtaggtgatggtgaaagctttgatggtgaattttgttggtgatggtgaaagctttgatggtgaattttgttggtgatggtgaaagctttgatggtgaattttgtaggtgatggtgaaagctgtgATGCTGAATTTTGtaggtgatggtgaaagctgtgatggtgaattttgttggtgatggtgaaagctttgatggtgaattttgttggtgatggtgaaagctttgatggtgaattttgtaggtgatggtgaaagctgtgATGCTGAATTTTGtaggtgatggtgaaagctttgatggtgaattttgttggtgatggtgaaagctttgatggtgaattttgttggtgatggtgaaagctttgatggtgaattttgtaggtgatggtgaaagctgtgATGCTGAATTTTGtaggtgatggtgaaagctgtgatggtgaattttgttggtgatggtgaaagctttgaTGGTAAATTTTGtaggtgatggtgaaagctgtgatggtgaattttgtaggtgatggtgaaagctttgaCGGTGAGTTTtgctggtgatggtgaaagctttgatggtgaattttgttgatGATGTTCGAGACTGCGATAGTGATGCCCTTGGTgaaaattatggtgattttgatagtgacgatgatattgatgattgtgGTAGACATAAGGACGTTAgttgtatgttgatatatagtTATTTACTAATAATTAAAGTAGTATTACTTTATACTAACTACTTAACTGTTGTAATTATCAGATGACAGTACCCTGAATGATcaccaacaataatcatgatatataaaagtgaaaatgatggtgatgataatgataagatgagaatgagagtaagaacaatggtagtgataataaaaaaagcaatacaataaggtcaccgatgcaataaaaatattcacacttgaagaaatcCATTAAAATCAGCTCTTTCTGACGCGAGGTGGCGCAACCCTTTGAAAAGTTCGCGGATCAggatcaacaccaaaatttaatggaatccaaGTTAGGCTcaggcacacctctggtaaagtGTTCATTAAAAAATCTGTTCGTAACATTTTGGGTTGTCTTGCtaaccaaagaacaaacaaactaattagCCAGTGCGATTAAAGACATTACCTCCTTGAAGGTTATGatgagataatgatagcaataataacattgatgatgataatgatgatagtagtaataattatagtaatgataatgataatggtaatactgatgataacaaaaatgataattattataatgctactagttattctaatgataataatgattattactattataataataccaattacaacaataatgataatgataacaataatgataattattatgatgctaCTAGTagttattctaatgataataatgattattactattataataataccaattacaacaataatgataatgataacaataatgataattattatgatgctaCTAGTagttattctaatgataataatgatcattactattatactaatactaacaacaacaataattattgaCATAAtcttattaatggtaatgataataactatcacccacaatcaccatcaccatcatagcaACAACAGACGAAAGAACAGTCATAAAAGCGAAAACTCACACGCGAGTCCCATGTGTGTCTTTCGTCCACGCACACCACACCTGCACGCCACAGGGAGGCCAAACCGGGTCTCGTCTCGCCCGGGGCTGCTGCTCCCGCCGGGTAGTGTCCCCCGGGGCTAGAAATCTGCCTGTCCGGTGCAGTTCCTGACACGGGTGGTGGGCTgcttttgagtgagtgtgtgtgtgtgggtgtgtgtgtgtgtgtgcatgtgtgtgtgtgtgtgtgtgtgagagagagtgagaatgtgtgtgtgagagagagagagagtgtgtgtgtgtgtgtgtgagtgagtgtgtgagtatgtgtgtgtgtatgtgcgtgtgagtgtgtgtgcgtgtgtgtgggtgtgggtgtgggtgtgtgtgtgtgtgcgtgtgtgtgggtgtgaaggaatgtgtgtgtgtgtgtgtgagtgtgtgtgggtgtgtatgtgtgagtgtgtgcgtgtgtgtgagtgtgtgtgtgtgcgtgtgtgtgtgtgtgtgtgtgtgtgagggagtgtgtgtgtgtgtgtgtgagggagtgtgtatgggtgtgtatatgtgtgtgcgtgtgtgtgtgggtgtgagtgtgggtgtgtatgtgtgagtgtgtgcgtgtgtgtgtgcgtgtgtgtgtgtgtgtgtgtgtgggtgtgtgtgtgtatgtgtgtgtgtgtgagagtgtgtgtgtgtgtatgtgcgtgtgagtgtgtgtgcgtgtgtgtgggtgtgggtgtgtgtgtgtgtgcgtgtgtgtgggtgtgaaggaatgtgtgtgtgtgtgtgtgagtgtgtgtgggtgtgtatgtgtgagtgtgtgcgtgcgtgtgtgcgtgtgtgtgcgtgtgcgtgtgtgtgtgtgggtgtgtgtgtgtgtgagggagtgtgtatgggtgtgtatatgtgtgtgcgtgtgtgtgtgggtgtgagtgtgtgtgtgtgtgtgggtgtgtatgtgtgagtgtgtgcgtgtgtgtgtgcgtgtgtgtgagtgtgtgtgtgtgtgcgtgtgtgtgtgggggggggtgtatgtgtgtgtgtgtgagagtgtgtgtgggtgtatgtgtgtgtgcgtgcgtgtgtgtgtgtgtgtatgtgagtgtgtgtgcatgtgtgagtgagtgagtgagtgagtgagtgtgtgtgggtgtgtgtgtgtgtgtgtgtgtgtgtgtgtgtgtgtgtgtgtgataacagcagaaaaagagagagagacaaacagatagacaaagatttgtgtgtatgcttgcgagtatatgtgtgtgtgtgtgtatgtgtctgtgtgtgtctttgcgtgttaATGTGTAttgtcagtgtgtatgtatgtgtgcgtttattaaTGTACACGTGTGCTAGTAAGAGAGAGATTCTAAGtgtcaatttgtgtgtgtgagaaagagaaagtgtctatctgtatctctgtgtgcggattttatgtgtgtacgtttttgtgcgtgtatcagtgtgtctgtatctgtatgagtTTTATTTCGGTGGTGAAactatgatttttttgtgtgtgtgtttatgggtttgTATTCCACACACTGAGTGTATAAATGCAATCTACATTTATCTCACACTTATACAATCTCTCCGCAATCTTTTTAATCTTACTGAATGTTGTAGTAACCTTAGTGAAAATCTTAGGTCAAAATCCAAATGCATTTACACGTATTAATATCATAACAAGTTAA
This genomic stretch from Penaeus vannamei isolate JL-2024 chromosome 28, ASM4276789v1, whole genome shotgun sequence harbors:
- the LOC138867047 gene encoding cation channel sperm-associated targeting subunit tau-like yields the protein MSTTIINIIVTIKITIIFTKGITIAVSNIINKIHHQSFHHHQQNSPSKLSPSPTKFTITAFTITYKIYHQSFHHHQQNSPSQLSPSPTKFSITAFTITYKIHHQSFHHHQQNSPSKLSPSPTKFTIKAFTITYKIQHHSFHHHLQNSPSKLSPSPTKFTIKAFTITNKIHHHSFHHHLQNSASQLSPSPTKFTIKAFTITNKIHHQSFHHHQQNSPSKLSPSPTKFSITAFTITNKIQHQSFHHHLQNSASQLSPSPTKFTIKAFTITNKIHHQSFHHHQQNSPSKLSPSPTKFSITAFTITNKIQHHSFHHHQQNSSFHHHQQNSPSQLSLSPTKFSIKAFTITNKIYHHSFHNHQQNSTSQLSPSPTKFTITAFTITNKIHHQSFHHHLQNSSSKLSPSPTKFTIKIDVRITQACRKSTLIGGILIVAIVIASKLPFAPKLISTRLKNNIRRSKYNSSSHETVVKDVLRNHLRKITNTSPSTGDVRVSLSRTAYESFEKFQDQDHHQNFMASKLG